From the Primulina tabacum isolate GXHZ01 chromosome 3, ASM2559414v2, whole genome shotgun sequence genome, one window contains:
- the LOC142538880 gene encoding serine/threonine-protein phosphatase 7 long form homolog, which yields MIKCVNPDRYGLTLGVPPVDPDDFIPISPYGARWKIGFSYTHSPIHAVKIIRDSLDRMNNNEFNWVVYQKNDIDVMTITDSYDNKIWRCVCPLICFDIVEMHRPNRVMRQFRRRQSIPESAVDNDDMHNITRIGHRNTDWRDYHRHSIGLWNNMLRYVAKGVQHGRSMQTDEDYFQ from the exons ATGATTAAATGTGTTAACCCCGACCGATATGGGTTAACATTAGGTGTACCTCCCGTTGATCCAGATGATTTTATTCCAATTTCTCCATATGGTGCACG gtgGAAGATTGGATTTAGTTACACACATTCGCCAATACATGCTGTAAAAATTATAAGGGATTCTCTAGATCGTATGAACAATAACGAG TTTAATTGGGTCGTTTACCAAAAAAATGACATAGATGTGATGACGATTACCGATTCATACGACAACAAAATATGGCGATGTGTTTGTCCCCTTATATGCTTCGACATCGTGGAGATGCATCGTCCTAATCGGGTGATGCGACAATTTCGAAGACGTCAATCAATTCCAGAGTCTGCCGTGGACAATGATGATATGCATAATATCACCAGAATAGGACATCGTAACACCGATTGGAGAGATTATCATAGACATTCAATTGGATTGTGGAATAATATGCTGAGATATGTTGCTAAAGGAGTGCAACACGGGCGATCGATGCAAACAGACGAAGACTACTTCCAATGA